The Acinetobacter lwoffii genomic sequence TCAGTGCCGTAGCTAAAATCTGACTGCAACCCGCAATTACTACATAGATCCAAAACTTTGGGGTGAAGTGAGCCACACTTTCAACCGGCTTGAAATAATACAGGCTGCTCAGGTACAGCACAGCAAATGGCAAGCCAAAAATAAAGCGTGCCAGGGTGACTCCCCACACATCCACCGTGGTACTAAGCTGTTTTTGAAAGGCGTTACGCCAAGCCTGCATAAATGCAGCCATTAAAGTGAAGAAAATCCAGCTGAATGCCATCTACTGATCGCTATTACCTCAAAAGTAAATTAATTCTATGCCTTAGTAAAAGCGCTGACTAATTAAAAATAGGATACTCGCCGATAGCAGAAAGTTTGGCTTACTTTCTAAATTCACTCACTAATTTGGCAAGTTGCTCCATTCCATCAAAGGTGGTTGGAATCTTGTCATCAGATGAAACTAGCGGTGAAAAGATAATATTTTCAAATTTCTCAAAGCCTGCTGCATTTTTCTTATGCAGTTTTTCTGAATCTTCAGCATAGTTATGGATGAACTGACACAGTGCCATGCGAAGTTCTAGCTGCATCATTTGAGATTGGACTGCTCTTTTGTCTTGTAAAGAAATTTTTAAAAGATATAACGTAATTAAAATTAAAGTAATGAAGGGAATAGAAATAAACCACATACCAGTAGGTAGCTTTCCATCAAAATAGAAAAATGCTCCAATTAATGCACCTAATTCCACAAAAGGTATAGAAAACATTGTTGCTGCAACAAAGCTATAAGTACCTTTTGCATTATCTAACTCTATTTTTTTCTGATCATAAAACTCTTTAAAACCTTTATTGAGCAAAACGAAATCATAAGTTTGTTTATTTTTTTCAAGACGCTTTTCTAATTCTGATACTTCACTTTTTTTAGATTCAAATGTACTAGTCCAAGCATCAATTTTTTCTATATTTCTGTGATTAGACTCTAAATATTCAATATATTTTGAAAAATGATCAGGTGTTAAAGTTTCAATTATTTTTTGAAAATTTGGATTAGAATAAACTTTACTTAACAGTTTAAATGGCAATTTATCTATAAAAAAAATATAATTTACTTCAGGACTGAATTTATTTGCATTATTTTCAATAAAATCAAAAAAGGATTTTTGAAAAGAGTATCTATAATCTTTCCTAAACATTACTTCTTTATAATATGCATAGATTAATAAATTTATATACTCTAGCTTTATTCGATCCGAATATTCAAAATGATGCCCTAATTCCCCATACTCATTATCAAATACCAACTTTAAACTTAAATCATTTCTTTTTTTGATCTCTATACAGTGTTCTTCAAACTCATTTAGCCTTTCATTATCATAAAGATCTATAGGATCTAAATTTTTTAGTAACTCCTTTTCCCACTCATCAATATCTGTCCTTTCTTTAATTTCAGAAATATATTTTTTTTAATTGAATGATAACATTGCTAAATGAATTACTAAGAAATGAAAAAGCCATACTAAACCAATTTTTATAATTAAATAATGGTAATTTTCTTATAAATCAAAAACTAAAGCAATATCAATAATCATTAAACTATCTTTGATGGGATATTCATTCACACCTTTTTTACAATTCATCCATATAGAATTTTCAATGAAATTTTTATGATGTTTCTTTATCAGGAAGAAATTTAGGTAGGCATTCTGAACCTTTTTTCGTGTTCATCATCGATAAACATTTTAGGTCGTTCGCTTCCCTACAGGGAGTTTAATGAAACATTTTGAATGTGCCGTCTGCAAGCAACAGCTGTTTTTTTACAAATCAGTTTGTGATCACTGTCTGTCACCGATCGGTTATATCGCTTCGGAAAAAGAGCTATGCGCATTCGAAAAACAGAGTGCTGAGCGATGGGTGCCAATCGCCAAAAACTACCAACATGCCAGTTATAAACCCTGTCAAAATTATGTAAATTATCAGGTATGCAACTGGATGATCCCCAGCGATGAAGACGAGGAATTTTGTGAATCCTGTCAGCTTACCCATGTCATTCCTGATCTGGAAAATCCCGAGAACCTGATTTACTGGTTTCGACTGGAAGAAGCCAAACGCCGTTTCCTGTATTTGGCCCAGCGCATGAACATGATGCCACGCCCTAAAAAGTCTGAAGATGATCCATTTGGTCTGCGATTTGATTTTCTCCTGCCCCAAGAAGATAAGCCTGTTTTAATTGGTCATGCTAATGGTGTCATTACCCTAAATGCAATTGAAGCTGATGTTGTTTATCGTGAAACTACACGTGTAAATATGGGTGAAAACTACCGGACTTTATTGGGTCATTTTCGTCATGAAAGTGGCCATTATTATTTTGCGCTCATGCAACATATGCATCCGGAATTGCTAGATGAATTCCGTCAGTATTTTGGCGATGAGCGGCAGGATTATGGCAAGGCACTTGAACGCCATTATAATGAAGGCGCGCCAATCAACTGGCAGGAAAAGTACATCAGTGCTTATGCTACCGCCCATCCCTGGGAAGACTGGGCAGAAACCTGGGCGCACTATCTGCATATGATGGAAACACTGGAAACTGCCTACTATGGTGGTATGCGTGTTGAAGGAAATGGCAGCTATCTGGCCAGCATGGATTTTAAAGAATGCCCGATTGGTGGACAGGATTTTGAACATATTCTGGAAAACTGGGTTACCTTGACCTTTAATCTGAATGCCTTAAACCGTTGTATGGGCCTGGAAGATGCCTACCCGTTCAAGCTGAGCGAAGCGGTTAAAGACAAGTTACGATTTATTCACCGGCATGTGCTGGAAAAAGTTTTTAAATAATTTAAAAAGTAATTTTTATAGTAAAACCAGTGATGGAATGGGATCAGCAAAGTCTGAAAATATGGATTTTATTGTGTATTTTAAAAATTAATATGATTTAAAGAATCCCTGCTCCTGGCGAACCAAGAGCAGCAACTTTTGAATGAATCAGTATTTAGTTCGCTAACTGAATATACGATTTAGGATGGGCTTAAACCAGTTCCACAGCAATCGCAGTCGCTTCCCCACCACCGATACATAAGGATGCAATACCTTTCTTACCGCCAGTACGTTTTAAGGCATGAATCAAGGTCACAATAATACGGGAACCAGAAGAACCCAATGGATGACCAAGTGCACAAGCACCGCCATTAATGTTTACTTTTGCTGGATCAAGTTTAAAACCATCAATGGCTAACATAGTCACCATGGCGAACGCTTCGTTGATTTCCCAAAGATCGACATCCTGAGCATCCCAACCCGTTTTTTTCAGGACTTTTTCAATCGCACCAACTGGTGCAATGGTAAATTCTGAAGGATGCTGTGAATGGCTGGCATAGGCCAGAATATTAGCTAGCGGTTTTAAATTACGCTGTGCAGCAATTTCGCTCGAGGTGATCACCAGTGCTGAAGCACCATCCGAAATTGAACTGGCATTTGCCGCAGTAATGGTTCCGTCTTTTTTGAACGCTGGACGCAGAGTTGGAATTTTGTCTGCTTTGGCATTTAAAGGCTGTTCATCCTGCTCTACTATCACATCACCTTTACG encodes the following:
- a CDS encoding putative zinc-binding metallopeptidase, which codes for MKHFECAVCKQQLFFYKSVCDHCLSPIGYIASEKELCAFEKQSAERWVPIAKNYQHASYKPCQNYVNYQVCNWMIPSDEDEEFCESCQLTHVIPDLENPENLIYWFRLEEAKRRFLYLAQRMNMMPRPKKSEDDPFGLRFDFLLPQEDKPVLIGHANGVITLNAIEADVVYRETTRVNMGENYRTLLGHFRHESGHYYFALMQHMHPELLDEFRQYFGDERQDYGKALERHYNEGAPINWQEKYISAYATAHPWEDWAETWAHYLHMMETLETAYYGGMRVEGNGSYLASMDFKECPIGGQDFEHILENWVTLTFNLNALNRCMGLEDAYPFKLSEAVKDKLRFIHRHVLEKVFK